The following proteins come from a genomic window of Legionella cherrii:
- the dtd gene encoding D-aminoacyl-tRNA deacylase — protein MLIVIQRVTHARVDIEGETVGKIDQGLLILCGFEPEDSEHTINKMLDKCINYRIFSDSQGKMNLSLKEVQGGLLLVPQFTLMAETQKGLRPSFSNAAPPELGRQLFDNLLTRASQLYPHTQSGCFGADMQVHLCNDGPVTFLLKF, from the coding sequence ATGTTGATTGTAATTCAAAGGGTGACACACGCCCGAGTAGATATAGAAGGCGAAACTGTCGGCAAAATCGACCAGGGTCTTTTGATTCTATGTGGTTTTGAGCCTGAAGATTCAGAGCATACTATTAATAAAATGTTAGATAAATGCATCAACTACCGTATTTTTAGTGACAGCCAGGGTAAGATGAATTTAAGTCTTAAAGAAGTTCAAGGTGGTTTATTATTAGTGCCACAATTCACTTTAATGGCGGAAACTCAAAAAGGATTGCGTCCAAGTTTTTCTAATGCAGCACCTCCTGAGCTTGGCCGACAACTGTTTGATAACCTATTGACTCGAGCATCTCAATTATACCCTCATACACAAAGTGGATGTTTTGGTGCCGACATGCAGGTTCATTTATGCAATGATGGCCCGGTTACTTTTTTGTTAAAGTTCTGA
- a CDS encoding enoyl-ACP reductase FabI codes for MGFLAGKKALIIGLASNRSIAYGIAKAFHEQGAELAFTYQNERLKERVESMAAEFNSTLTFPCDVAHDDEIQALFSNLRKQWDHLDILIHSVAYAPADQISGDFVESCTREGFRIAHDISAYSLIGLAQAALPMMEGTEGSLLTLSYYGAEKAVPNYNVMGVAKASLEASVRYLAASLGQKGIRINAISAGPIKTLAAAGIKDFRKIQSAYANITPLHRNVTIEEVGNTAAFLCSNLASGITGEVVHVDAGYHAVSTMSDIS; via the coding sequence GTGGGATTTTTAGCGGGTAAAAAAGCACTCATTATTGGTCTTGCAAGCAATAGATCTATTGCTTACGGCATTGCCAAAGCATTTCATGAACAAGGAGCTGAATTAGCGTTTACTTATCAAAATGAACGTTTAAAAGAACGCGTCGAGTCAATGGCAGCTGAATTCAATTCCACACTAACCTTTCCTTGCGATGTAGCTCACGACGACGAAATCCAAGCTCTTTTTTCCAATCTCCGCAAACAATGGGATCACCTGGATATCTTAATTCATTCAGTTGCTTATGCCCCAGCAGATCAAATTAGTGGCGACTTTGTAGAATCGTGCACTCGCGAAGGTTTTAGAATTGCTCATGATATCAGTGCATACAGTCTAATTGGTCTGGCACAAGCGGCCTTACCCATGATGGAAGGAACTGAAGGTTCTCTTTTAACACTATCATACTATGGCGCAGAAAAGGCAGTCCCTAACTATAATGTTATGGGTGTCGCGAAAGCAAGTCTTGAAGCTTCTGTACGTTATTTAGCTGCGAGTTTGGGACAAAAAGGCATCCGTATCAATGCCATATCTGCAGGCCCTATCAAAACACTTGCTGCAGCAGGCATTAAAGATTTCCGTAAAATACAAAGTGCTTATGCAAACATTACCCCTCTCCATAGAAACGTTACTATTGAGGAAGTTGGAAATACGGCTGCGTTTTTATGCTCTAACTTGGCCTCTGGGATTACAGGCGAAGTAGTTCATGTTGATGCAGGCTATCATGCAGTATCAACTATGAGTGATATCAGTTAA
- a CDS encoding rhodanese-like domain-containing protein: MTNPKIKTIDVHQLKKLMETNPNLCLIDVRELDEWQEFHIAGAWHIPKDTIASCIAAKIPNKNHPIYLHCKGGVRSLFAAQVLMDLGYQEVYSVDGGIIDWAVSGYPIEQQKKISEPQL; the protein is encoded by the coding sequence ATGACCAACCCTAAGATCAAAACGATTGATGTACATCAACTAAAAAAATTGATGGAAACCAATCCCAATCTTTGTTTAATTGATGTTCGAGAATTAGACGAGTGGCAAGAGTTTCATATAGCTGGAGCATGGCACATCCCTAAAGATACCATTGCATCATGTATTGCTGCGAAAATTCCAAATAAAAATCATCCTATCTATTTGCACTGCAAAGGTGGAGTAAGATCTTTATTTGCCGCTCAAGTTTTAATGGATTTGGGATACCAAGAAGTTTATTCTGTTGATGGGGGTATTATTGACTGGGCAGTCTCAGGTTATCCTATTGAGCAACAGAAAAAAATCTCGGAACCGCAATTATAA
- the udk gene encoding uridine kinase gives MNKQAIIIGISGPSASGKSLLANTIVNELGSEQVVVISEDAYYKDNGHLPFTERERINYDHPDSFDHALLCEHLRQLREGRPVEIPIYSHSKHMRLPETRTIGQHAIIILEGILLFSDRELREIMDIRIFMSTPLDVCLTRRLKRDVVERHRTFESVVHQYETTVRPMYLQFIEPSSRYADIIVPRGGENRIAIEMIQAKMRELLASHTN, from the coding sequence ATGAATAAACAAGCCATAATTATTGGGATTTCAGGCCCTTCTGCATCAGGTAAAAGTCTCTTAGCAAATACTATTGTTAATGAGCTTGGCTCAGAACAGGTAGTAGTTATTTCTGAAGACGCCTACTACAAAGATAATGGTCATTTGCCTTTCACTGAAAGAGAAAGAATAAACTATGACCACCCTGATTCTTTTGATCATGCTTTGCTTTGTGAGCATTTGAGGCAATTAAGGGAAGGTAGACCAGTTGAAATACCAATTTATTCCCACTCAAAGCACATGCGCTTGCCTGAAACCAGAACTATTGGTCAACATGCCATTATTATTCTTGAAGGCATTTTACTCTTCAGTGATAGAGAGTTACGCGAAATAATGGATATTCGAATTTTTATGTCTACTCCTCTAGACGTGTGTTTAACCCGCCGTTTAAAAAGAGATGTGGTTGAACGGCATCGAACGTTTGAATCGGTAGTACATCAATATGAAACCACCGTACGTCCCATGTACTTGCAGTTTATTGAACCATCCAGTCGCTACGCTGACATCATTGTTCCTCGTGGAGGAGAGAACAGGATTGCTATTGAAATGATTCAAGCTAAAATGCGTGAATTGTTAGCATCACACACTAATTAA
- the gshA gene encoding glutamate--cysteine ligase, whose product MNVHEIPVPHLTTAHSGPLFHVEKIVLNQIAAIESWFRHQWKDTPPPLTSSVDLRHAGFKLAPVDTNLFPAGFNNLNPEFLPLCVQAAQSVLIDYVPDCTRILLIPESHTRNKFYLKSLNILRTILVKAGFVVRIGSLDPEIKEPTEVFLESGESLLLEPIERQGDRVGLTNFNPCFLMLNNDLSQGIPEILQGIKQKIRPTAQLGWFSRLKSSHFNFYEEVARDFAEFVGMDSWLINPYFSALEGLDFMAQEGIDSLAIEVDKILTLMSDKYATYGIKEKPFVVIKADNGTYGMSVMMVHEAEEVRQLNRKQRTRMSTSKGGRKVDRVIIQEGVYTFETMPNGSVAEPVVYMIGQFVVGGFYRVHKERGIDENLNAPGMHFEPLAFAQACNMPCDDLTEVDESNRFYVYGVIARLAALAAAREIAAIGGE is encoded by the coding sequence ATGAATGTTCATGAAATCCCTGTTCCTCATTTGACCACAGCACATTCTGGACCATTGTTTCATGTGGAAAAAATTGTATTAAATCAAATAGCCGCAATTGAATCTTGGTTTAGGCATCAATGGAAAGACACACCGCCGCCCTTAACCTCATCTGTTGATTTGCGACATGCAGGATTTAAACTGGCACCAGTAGATACTAATCTGTTTCCGGCAGGATTTAATAATCTAAATCCAGAATTTCTGCCCTTGTGTGTTCAGGCTGCGCAGTCTGTGCTCATCGATTATGTTCCCGATTGCACCAGAATCTTGCTTATTCCAGAAAGTCACACTCGAAATAAGTTTTATTTAAAAAGTCTCAACATATTGCGAACTATTTTGGTAAAAGCTGGTTTTGTGGTGCGTATCGGCAGTTTGGATCCTGAGATTAAAGAGCCTACTGAAGTTTTTCTTGAAAGTGGTGAAAGTCTCTTATTAGAGCCTATAGAACGTCAAGGAGACCGTGTGGGATTAACTAATTTTAACCCATGCTTTCTCATGCTCAATAATGATCTGTCGCAAGGAATTCCTGAAATTTTGCAAGGAATAAAACAAAAAATAAGGCCCACAGCACAATTAGGTTGGTTTTCACGATTAAAATCGAGTCATTTTAATTTTTACGAGGAGGTTGCTAGAGACTTTGCCGAATTTGTAGGGATGGATTCCTGGTTAATTAATCCTTATTTCAGTGCGCTTGAAGGTTTGGATTTTATGGCACAGGAGGGGATAGATAGTTTAGCAATCGAAGTGGATAAAATTCTCACCTTGATGAGTGATAAATACGCAACATATGGGATAAAAGAGAAACCTTTTGTTGTGATTAAAGCAGATAATGGTACCTATGGCATGAGCGTCATGATGGTGCATGAAGCAGAAGAGGTGCGCCAATTAAATAGAAAACAACGTACTCGAATGTCGACCAGCAAAGGCGGTCGTAAAGTAGACAGAGTTATTATCCAAGAAGGGGTATATACCTTTGAAACCATGCCCAATGGTTCTGTTGCTGAACCTGTTGTCTACATGATTGGCCAGTTTGTGGTTGGTGGATTTTACAGAGTACACAAAGAGCGTGGGATTGATGAAAACTTAAACGCACCAGGAATGCATTTTGAACCCTTGGCTTTTGCTCAAGCGTGTAATATGCCTTGTGATGACTTAACTGAGGTGGATGAGTCCAATCGTTTTTATGTTTATGGAGTGATTGCACGATTGGCTGCACTTGCTGCAGCAAGGGAAATAGCCGCTATTGGGGGTGAATAA
- a CDS encoding MlaA family lipoprotein, giving the protein MRLISLVISLTSSLVLTGCVCKGTNPADPFEPFNRKVYKFNTVFDNVFLKPPAKVYRAVLPAPVRKSVNNFYNNLDLIPTVGNDLLQAEGKWAIRDSWRFIINSSLGVGGLFDVAKTFGLPPHSNDLGLTLAKWGDKNSPYLVIPLLGPSTLRDGAGWLFQFALYSPYVYIHDDTVVYSLLALRYIDLRSQLLDTDRIMDEALDKYAFMRDAYLQYRNHLIAGAHLDTGTLYVDDKKADQEAAAEVGNDYVDE; this is encoded by the coding sequence ATGCGCTTAATTTCACTAGTTATCAGTTTGACCAGTAGCCTCGTTTTAACCGGTTGTGTCTGTAAGGGGACTAACCCCGCCGATCCTTTTGAACCTTTTAACCGAAAGGTATATAAGTTTAATACCGTATTTGACAATGTATTTTTAAAACCTCCAGCCAAAGTATATCGAGCTGTGCTACCTGCACCGGTACGTAAAAGTGTCAATAATTTTTACAACAACCTGGATCTCATTCCTACTGTAGGTAATGATCTTCTCCAAGCTGAAGGAAAATGGGCAATCAGAGACTCATGGCGCTTTATTATCAACTCTTCTTTAGGTGTGGGTGGTTTATTTGATGTGGCTAAAACTTTTGGTTTACCCCCCCATTCAAATGATTTAGGTCTTACCTTAGCTAAATGGGGAGATAAGAATTCGCCCTACCTAGTTATTCCTTTACTGGGTCCAAGTACTCTTAGAGATGGTGCGGGATGGTTATTCCAGTTTGCATTGTACAGCCCCTATGTTTACATTCATGATGATACGGTAGTCTATAGTTTATTAGCTCTGCGCTATATCGATTTACGCTCACAACTGTTAGATACAGATCGTATAATGGATGAAGCATTAGATAAATATGCCTTCATGAGGGATGCATACCTCCAATACCGTAATCATCTCATTGCAGGTGCTCACCTAGATACTGGCACTCTGTACGTTGATGATAAAAAGGCAGATCAAGAAGCTGCTGCTGAAGTTGGCAATGATTACGTCGATGAATAA
- the kdsA gene encoding 3-deoxy-8-phosphooctulonate synthase yields the protein MKLCGFEVGLDKPLFLIAGPCVIESEELALETAGYLKEICSQLQIPFIYKSSFDKANRSSISSYRGPGFEKGLSILEKVKTQVGVPVLTDVHEDTPLLEVSSVVDVLQTPAFLCRQTNFIQKVASMNKPVNIKKGQFLAPWEMKHVIAKAQACGNEQIMACERGVSFGYNNLVSDMRSLAIMRETGCPVVYDATHSVQLPGGNNGVSGGQREFVPVLARAAVAAGISGLFMETHPDPDKALSDGPNSWPLAKMKSLLESLKALDAVYKNMGEIE from the coding sequence ATGAAATTATGTGGATTTGAAGTAGGTTTAGATAAGCCTTTATTTTTAATTGCTGGACCTTGTGTCATTGAGAGTGAAGAGTTAGCGCTGGAAACAGCTGGATATTTAAAAGAAATATGCAGCCAGTTACAGATTCCTTTTATCTATAAGTCTTCATTTGATAAGGCAAACCGTTCTTCTATATCCAGTTATAGAGGGCCTGGTTTTGAAAAGGGATTGTCGATTTTGGAAAAGGTAAAAACGCAGGTAGGTGTTCCTGTGTTAACTGATGTTCATGAAGATACGCCATTATTGGAAGTGTCTAGTGTTGTTGACGTATTACAAACCCCAGCGTTTTTATGCAGACAAACCAATTTTATTCAAAAAGTAGCGTCAATGAATAAGCCCGTGAATATCAAAAAAGGGCAGTTTTTAGCTCCTTGGGAAATGAAGCATGTGATTGCTAAAGCGCAAGCATGTGGTAATGAACAGATTATGGCGTGTGAGCGTGGTGTGAGTTTTGGATATAATAATTTGGTTTCTGATATGCGTTCATTAGCGATTATGCGCGAAACAGGATGTCCTGTTGTTTATGATGCAACGCATTCTGTGCAGCTACCTGGAGGAAATAATGGCGTTTCTGGCGGACAACGTGAGTTTGTTCCTGTGCTTGCGCGTGCTGCAGTAGCTGCAGGTATTTCAGGGTTGTTTATGGAAACTCATCCTGATCCAGATAAGGCCTTGAGCGATGGTCCTAACAGTTGGCCTTTAGCTAAAATGAAGTCTTTGCTTGAGTCATTAAAAGCATTGGATGCAGTATATAAAAATATGGGGGAAATTGAGTAA
- a CDS encoding alkaline phosphatase family protein, which yields MKKYIGFVFLVLNCLNSYAQMSQPKLVVQLVIDQLRGDLIYQHQQQFGNGGFSYLLNHAIDYHNTHHPHANTTTCAGHATVATGSFPALHGVVNNEWYDRKSQQMVYCMEDLQTKILRTPHTHTATPGRSPKNLFASTLSDEIILSQKGRVFGVSLKDRSAITLAGHAGKAFWFDTTNGGFISSTYYYSQYPQWVKDWNKKYHPKDYDWTLGRSKTEYQNANSPVFHHEDALFGQTFPHHVRHSPKPEYFKALSRTPKADQLTANFAEHLLIEERLGQSNGKTDYLAISFSGVDAIGHQFGPNSLESEDNLLELDKTLAHLFATIDKQVGLNNTLIVLTADHGVNDGPTYLKAHHFKEIDPINIPRMEQYIRALLKKQYKLPEQTLMAIVPPYIYLDHKIINQHQLKLNEVKLSLAQALTLRPGIFKAFALPITGIEKDWLSAKVNKMYYPDRSGDIYLVQPPNQSNGAKSKDRVSHGSPWQYDSYVPLLFVHPYFKTQRIFRPTYTTDIAPTLSAVLMIKNPSAAVGQPLQEIVSAFN from the coding sequence ATGAAAAAATACATCGGCTTCGTTTTTCTTGTTCTAAATTGTCTTAATAGCTATGCGCAAATGAGTCAACCGAAATTAGTCGTTCAACTGGTAATCGATCAATTACGCGGCGATTTAATTTATCAGCACCAACAACAATTTGGTAACGGTGGATTTAGTTATTTATTAAATCATGCCATTGATTATCACAATACGCATCATCCTCATGCCAACACAACAACCTGTGCTGGACACGCAACAGTCGCAACAGGAAGCTTTCCAGCCTTGCATGGTGTCGTTAATAATGAATGGTATGACCGAAAATCACAACAAATGGTTTATTGCATGGAAGACTTGCAAACCAAAATATTAAGAACACCCCATACACATACCGCCACTCCAGGACGTTCTCCTAAAAATCTATTTGCCTCAACTTTAAGCGATGAAATAATACTCTCGCAAAAAGGGCGTGTCTTCGGAGTCTCCTTAAAAGATCGTTCAGCAATCACCCTTGCAGGGCATGCTGGGAAAGCATTTTGGTTTGATACGACCAATGGAGGTTTTATTAGCAGTACTTATTACTATTCTCAATATCCTCAATGGGTTAAAGATTGGAACAAAAAATACCATCCCAAAGACTACGATTGGACTCTTGGTCGCTCCAAGACTGAATATCAAAATGCCAACTCACCTGTCTTCCATCACGAAGATGCGCTTTTTGGTCAAACCTTTCCTCACCATGTAAGGCACTCTCCTAAGCCTGAATATTTTAAAGCACTATCTCGGACTCCAAAGGCAGATCAACTTACTGCAAATTTCGCTGAGCATCTTTTAATTGAGGAACGATTGGGTCAATCTAATGGAAAAACTGATTATTTAGCTATTAGTTTTTCTGGTGTTGATGCAATTGGTCATCAATTTGGTCCTAATAGTCTCGAATCAGAAGACAATTTATTGGAATTAGATAAAACCCTAGCTCATCTTTTTGCTACCATTGACAAACAAGTGGGACTAAATAACACCCTTATTGTGCTTACCGCAGATCATGGTGTAAATGATGGACCAACCTATCTCAAAGCACATCATTTCAAAGAAATTGATCCAATTAATATCCCTAGAATGGAGCAATATATTCGTGCTCTGCTAAAGAAACAATATAAGCTTCCAGAACAGACACTAATGGCTATCGTACCTCCTTATATCTACCTTGATCATAAAATAATCAATCAACATCAGTTGAAACTGAACGAGGTCAAACTTTCACTTGCACAGGCTTTAACATTAAGGCCTGGGATATTCAAAGCATTTGCTTTACCAATTACTGGTATTGAAAAAGATTGGCTTAGCGCTAAAGTGAACAAAATGTATTATCCAGACCGTTCTGGAGATATTTACCTCGTTCAACCTCCAAATCAATCCAATGGAGCAAAAAGTAAGGATCGAGTTAGTCATGGTAGCCCTTGGCAATATGATAGCTATGTTCCTTTACTCTTTGTCCACCCCTATTTTAAAACCCAACGCATTTTCCGACCGACTTATACAACTGACATTGCCCCCACTTTATCCGCTGTGCTCATGATAAAAAATCCATCTGCAGCGGTTGGTCAGCCTTTGCAAGAAATAGTATCTGCTTTTAATTAA
- a CDS encoding CTP synthase, giving the protein MTNFIFITGGVVSSLGKGIAAASLAAVLEARGLKVTLIKLDPYINVDPGTMSPFQHGEVFVTNDGAETDLDLGHYERFVNTTMTKRNNFTSGKIYETVIKKERKGDYLGGTVQVIPHITNEIKRCIKLGADGFDVAMVEIGGTVGDIESLPFLEAIRQMRIELGSQRTLFIHLTLVPYIATSGETKTKPTQHSVKELRSIGIQPDILICRSEKALPMSDRAKIALFTNVEKEGVIPLEDAPSIYQIPRILHEHGLDDIVVKKLGLDAKPADLSEWDRVVAMQATQTMTVKIAMVGKYIELNDAYKSINEALLHAGLHTQTKVDIVYLDAELIEKHGSSILEGIDAILVPGGFGERGVEGKIKAIQYAREHQVPFLGICLGMQTAVIEFARNVVGLKEANSTEFNKNTAYPVLGLISEWMDVDGSKQLRDEDGDLGGTMRLGAQLCQLEEGTLARKVYGKPQIIERHRHRYEVNNKYVESLVNHGLIISGRSADNSLVEMVELSDHPWFLACQFHPEFTSTPRASHPLFKQFVLAAREKHQGKN; this is encoded by the coding sequence ATGACAAATTTTATTTTTATTACAGGTGGTGTGGTCTCTTCGTTAGGCAAAGGTATTGCAGCTGCGTCTCTCGCTGCTGTTCTAGAGGCACGTGGTCTTAAAGTAACATTGATTAAACTTGATCCTTATATTAATGTGGATCCAGGAACCATGAGCCCATTCCAGCACGGTGAAGTTTTTGTAACCAATGATGGTGCAGAAACCGATCTGGATTTAGGTCATTACGAACGTTTTGTAAATACAACGATGACAAAACGTAATAATTTTACCTCTGGAAAAATTTATGAAACCGTCATTAAAAAAGAAAGGAAGGGCGATTATTTAGGCGGGACTGTTCAGGTTATTCCTCATATAACGAATGAGATCAAGCGATGCATCAAATTAGGCGCTGACGGTTTTGATGTGGCAATGGTTGAAATTGGTGGAACCGTTGGGGATATTGAATCATTACCTTTTCTCGAGGCCATTCGTCAAATGCGTATTGAATTAGGGTCGCAAAGAACCTTATTTATCCATCTGACATTAGTACCCTATATTGCTACTTCAGGCGAAACGAAAACAAAACCAACGCAGCATTCAGTGAAGGAATTGCGTTCTATAGGTATCCAACCTGATATTTTGATTTGTCGTTCAGAAAAAGCGTTACCTATGTCTGATCGCGCTAAAATTGCACTGTTTACTAATGTGGAGAAAGAGGGAGTTATTCCTCTTGAGGATGCGCCAAGTATTTATCAAATTCCAAGAATATTACATGAGCACGGACTTGATGACATCGTTGTCAAGAAATTAGGGCTGGATGCCAAACCCGCTGATTTAAGCGAATGGGACCGCGTTGTGGCGATGCAAGCCACTCAAACCATGACTGTAAAAATTGCCATGGTTGGTAAGTATATTGAATTGAATGATGCATATAAATCAATTAATGAAGCGTTGTTGCATGCTGGTCTTCATACTCAGACTAAAGTGGATATCGTCTATTTAGATGCTGAATTGATCGAAAAGCATGGTTCTTCAATTTTGGAAGGTATCGACGCTATTCTTGTTCCTGGGGGATTTGGGGAACGTGGTGTGGAAGGTAAAATAAAAGCAATCCAATATGCTCGAGAGCATCAAGTTCCTTTCTTGGGAATTTGTTTGGGAATGCAAACCGCAGTAATTGAATTTGCCAGAAATGTTGTTGGCTTAAAAGAAGCAAATTCCACCGAATTTAATAAAAATACTGCATATCCTGTGCTTGGATTAATCAGTGAGTGGATGGATGTAGATGGTTCAAAACAACTTCGTGATGAAGATGGCGACTTAGGTGGTACGATGCGTTTGGGAGCCCAATTATGTCAATTGGAAGAAGGCACCTTAGCGCGCAAGGTCTATGGAAAACCACAAATAATCGAGCGTCATCGTCATCGTTATGAGGTAAATAATAAATATGTGGAAAGCCTAGTCAATCATGGATTAATTATCTCTGGACGCTCAGCAGATAATTCTTTAGTGGAAATGGTGGAGTTATCAGACCATCCTTGGTTCTTAGCCTGTCAATTTCATCCAGAATTTACATCAACTCCGAGAGCAAGCCATCCGCTTTTTAAACAGTTTGTACTTGCTGCTCGCGAGAAACATCAAGGAAAAAATTAA
- a CDS encoding ankyrin repeat domain-containing protein, whose protein sequence is MKPAINKTSLGTPEEMISAIVECCRKGHKWGVKAILKNIKEDERGALLNQRDRFGDTALTAAAAGGHHSLVKYLLEIPGVNPNVTTEGTGFTPLIMAAAKGYGNMVDTLIKKPTVKLEIKDINGLTAAEEAEYANHLDISNTIINKMTR, encoded by the coding sequence ATGAAGCCTGCGATAAATAAAACGAGTCTAGGTACTCCTGAAGAAATGATTTCAGCAATAGTCGAATGCTGCAGGAAAGGACATAAGTGGGGCGTAAAGGCGATTCTTAAAAACATTAAAGAAGATGAACGTGGCGCGCTATTAAATCAACGTGATCGTTTTGGCGATACCGCACTAACAGCAGCTGCTGCTGGTGGTCACCATAGTTTGGTAAAATATTTATTGGAGATCCCAGGTGTTAATCCAAATGTTACGACCGAAGGCACCGGATTTACTCCTCTAATAATGGCTGCCGCTAAAGGATATGGCAATATGGTGGACACCTTGATTAAAAAGCCAACTGTAAAACTAGAAATTAAAGATATAAATGGACTGACGGCCGCAGAAGAAGCGGAATACGCAAACCATTTAGATATCTCAAACACAATAATAAATAAAATGACGCGGTGA
- the gshB gene encoding glutathione synthase, which yields MKLGVLLDPLNQLKPYKDTSLAMIKKAKEMGWSCVVFTQEDLFCKEGRAFAQVHDLSIGDVFSKDWATIKELDEMPLSELDIILMRKDPPFNIEYIYTTYILELAEREGVLVANKPQSLRDANEKFFTLNFPQCCPTTLVSRNMKRLKAFWEEHKQVIFKPLEGMGGNSVFHVEEQGKNLAVILEVLTKNQTQTIIAQRYIHEIKNLGDKRILLINGEPVPYALARIPAEGDLRGNLAAGARGEVVPITPRDRWICEQIGPTLRAKGLYFVGIDVIGDYLTEINVTSPTCLREIEAETKLDIAGDFLKCLQKICRA from the coding sequence ATGAAACTTGGCGTGCTGCTGGATCCTCTAAATCAGCTAAAACCTTATAAAGATACATCGCTTGCTATGATCAAGAAAGCGAAAGAGATGGGTTGGTCCTGTGTTGTATTTACACAAGAAGATTTATTTTGTAAGGAAGGGCGCGCTTTTGCACAAGTGCATGATTTAAGTATTGGAGATGTATTCAGCAAGGATTGGGCTACGATCAAAGAGTTAGATGAAATGCCTTTGAGCGAGCTTGATATCATTCTGATGCGCAAAGATCCCCCCTTTAATATAGAATACATCTACACCACATATATCTTGGAACTCGCAGAACGTGAAGGGGTTCTTGTTGCGAACAAACCACAAAGTTTACGTGATGCGAACGAGAAGTTTTTCACCTTAAATTTTCCTCAGTGCTGTCCAACGACACTGGTATCGCGAAATATGAAACGATTGAAAGCTTTTTGGGAGGAGCACAAACAAGTTATTTTCAAACCCCTGGAAGGGATGGGAGGAAACTCTGTATTTCATGTCGAAGAACAGGGGAAAAATTTGGCGGTTATTTTAGAAGTCTTAACTAAAAATCAAACTCAAACCATTATCGCCCAACGTTACATTCATGAAATAAAAAACTTAGGTGATAAACGCATTTTATTAATCAATGGCGAACCTGTTCCTTATGCATTGGCACGAATTCCTGCGGAAGGTGATTTGCGAGGTAATTTGGCTGCAGGTGCTCGTGGTGAAGTAGTACCTATTACTCCAAGGGATAGATGGATTTGCGAACAAATAGGACCTACTCTCAGGGCCAAAGGTTTATATTTTGTTGGCATTGATGTGATTGGTGATTATTTAACTGAAATTAATGTGACTAGCCCAACTTGCTTGCGTGAAATAGAAGCTGAAACAAAACTCGATATTGCTGGTGATTTCTTAAAGTGCCTTCAGAAAATATGCCGTGCTTAG